A single genomic interval of Fructobacillus americanaquae harbors:
- the rlmD gene encoding 23S rRNA (uracil(1939)-C(5))-methyltransferase RlmD, producing the protein MAKANRTIKQAAPIHKNEVITASVTDLTYQGLGVAKVDGFPLFVTNALPGEKANILVTKVLKNYGFARVQRLLEKSADRVELTDQLALTTGIAPLASLAYPAQLAWKKSQVQQLFKKARLDVEVADTIGMADPTHYRNKAQVPARMLNGRLETGFFRRGSHKLIPTDSFYIQDPAVDEAIRVTRDVLQEFGISAYDEEEGRGVIRHVMARIGKATGELMIVLVTKTKKLPEAGAIVAALKARLPKLKSVIQNVNQSQTNVIMGYQNQVLWGKPAIEDILLGKKYLIGPNSFYQVNPETTAKLYQLAKEKAELKKTDTVIDAYCGIGTIALTVANDVSEVYGVELVEAAIDDAKENARINQVTNSHFVAADAPSQMLQWAEEGLKADVVFVDPPRKGLTTDFIEAVSTISPKRLVYVSCNPATMVRDLKELVDHGYALEGPIQPVDQFPQTTHVEAVAVLTK; encoded by the coding sequence ATGGCTAAAGCCAACCGCACAATTAAACAGGCCGCTCCAATCCATAAAAATGAAGTCATCACTGCTTCGGTGACCGATTTAACCTATCAAGGTCTGGGCGTAGCGAAAGTGGATGGGTTTCCGCTCTTTGTAACTAATGCGCTGCCAGGTGAAAAGGCCAACATTTTGGTGACAAAGGTCCTAAAAAATTACGGTTTTGCCCGTGTACAACGGTTGTTGGAAAAATCAGCGGACCGAGTTGAGTTGACGGATCAGTTGGCCTTAACGACAGGGATTGCGCCATTAGCCAGCTTAGCTTATCCGGCTCAGTTGGCTTGGAAAAAGTCTCAGGTACAGCAATTATTTAAGAAGGCCCGACTTGACGTGGAAGTGGCCGATACAATTGGGATGGCCGATCCAACCCATTATCGTAATAAGGCACAAGTACCGGCCAGAATGCTGAATGGTCGTCTAGAAACCGGTTTTTTCCGTCGTGGGTCGCATAAGTTGATTCCGACCGATTCCTTTTACATTCAAGATCCCGCCGTGGATGAAGCTATTCGTGTGACCCGGGATGTCTTACAAGAGTTTGGTATTTCTGCTTACGACGAAGAAGAGGGCCGTGGTGTCATCCGTCACGTCATGGCTCGCATTGGAAAAGCGACTGGTGAATTAATGATCGTTTTGGTGACGAAAACCAAGAAGTTACCAGAAGCCGGGGCAATTGTAGCCGCACTAAAGGCTCGTTTACCAAAGCTTAAATCGGTCATTCAAAATGTCAATCAGTCCCAAACAAACGTGATTATGGGTTATCAAAATCAGGTATTGTGGGGAAAGCCAGCCATTGAAGATATTTTGCTAGGCAAGAAATACCTGATTGGCCCTAATTCTTTCTATCAGGTTAATCCCGAAACAACAGCTAAGCTTTACCAATTGGCCAAGGAAAAGGCCGAATTGAAAAAGACGGATACCGTGATTGATGCCTATTGTGGTATCGGGACAATTGCGTTGACGGTGGCCAACGATGTTTCTGAGGTCTACGGAGTCGAATTAGTCGAAGCGGCCATCGATGATGCCAAAGAAAACGCCCGCATTAACCAAGTTACCAATAGTCATTTTGTTGCGGCTGATGCGCCAAGTCAGATGCTCCAGTGGGCTGAAGAGGGCCTAAAGGCGGATGTTGTCTTTGTTGATCCACCGCGGAAAGGCTTAACAACTGATTTTATTGAGGCTGTTAGTACAATCAGCCCAAAGCGCCTGGTGTATGTTTCATGTAATCCGGCGACAATGGTGCGTGATCTTAAGGAGTTGGTAGATCATGGTTATGCCCTTGAGGGTCCTATCCAACCGGTCGACCAGTTCCCACAAACAACTCATGTTGAAGCAGTGGCAGTGCTGACAAAATAA
- a CDS encoding GtrA family protein, translating into MEKLIDFYKKYEETLLYLFFGGATFVVSVVTYALFSAVLHWNYTLAYVASWFLAVFFAYVTNRIWVFKSEVRDLAGLFREIWQFYLARIVTGVIGWLILMFGVNLLHQNDLVWNGIQNIFVIISNYVLSKLYIFKEVEEVIEDKINK; encoded by the coding sequence ATGGAAAAACTAATTGATTTTTATAAAAAGTATGAAGAGACTCTTTTGTATCTCTTTTTCGGCGGAGCGACCTTTGTTGTTTCTGTTGTAACCTATGCGCTCTTTTCTGCAGTGCTACATTGGAACTATACTTTGGCCTATGTGGCTTCTTGGTTCTTGGCAGTATTTTTTGCCTACGTAACAAATCGGATTTGGGTTTTTAAATCAGAAGTGCGCGATTTAGCTGGATTATTTCGTGAAATTTGGCAATTCTATTTAGCGCGAATTGTTACTGGTGTGATTGGTTGGTTGATTCTGATGTTTGGTGTTAATTTGTTACATCAAAATGATCTCGTTTGGAACGGTATTCAAAACATCTTTGTGATTATCTCAAATTATGTTTTAAGCAAGCTTTACATTTTCAAAGAAGTAGAGGAAGTAATTGAAGATAAAATTAATAAATAG
- a CDS encoding aldo/keto reductase produces MAKEVTIGKTDVKTTKLGLGTNKVGGHNLFPGLKDEDGYALVKEALDAGVVLIDTAYMYGEGRSEEIIGDVIQDYDRSKIVIATKGAQDASNGNKPNNSPAFLKQAVEDSLKRLKTDYIDIFYIHFPDEATPKDEAVAALNELKEAGKIRAIGVSNFSLEQIKEANKNNQVDIVEDHYSLVYRGAEKDEWAYLKENQISFVPYFPLASGLLTGKYTKDDYAKFEKQYSQDQFTTILSALDKVKTIAAGHGVTVAQTILAWYIKNPAIGAVIPGARNADQVKANVQALAVDLTQAEYEQIDQAFVVFK; encoded by the coding sequence ATGGCAAAAGAAGTAACAATTGGTAAGACTGATGTGAAGACAACTAAGCTTGGTTTGGGGACCAACAAGGTTGGTGGTCACAACCTTTTTCCTGGTTTGAAAGATGAAGACGGCTATGCTTTGGTCAAGGAAGCCTTGGATGCAGGGGTCGTCTTGATTGATACTGCCTATATGTATGGGGAAGGCCGGTCTGAGGAAATTATTGGTGATGTTATCCAAGACTACGACCGGTCAAAGATTGTGATTGCCACTAAGGGCGCTCAGGATGCCAGCAATGGTAACAAGCCCAACAACAGTCCAGCATTTTTGAAGCAAGCCGTTGAGGACTCCTTGAAGCGTTTGAAGACCGATTATATCGATATCTTCTACATCCACTTTCCAGATGAAGCAACGCCAAAAGACGAGGCCGTTGCGGCATTGAACGAATTGAAGGAAGCCGGTAAGATTCGGGCAATTGGGGTGTCAAACTTTAGCCTTGAGCAGATTAAAGAGGCCAATAAGAATAACCAGGTTGATATTGTCGAAGATCACTACAGCTTGGTTTACCGTGGGGCCGAAAAGGATGAGTGGGCTTACTTAAAGGAAAATCAGATTTCCTTTGTTCCGTATTTTCCATTGGCATCTGGCCTTTTGACGGGTAAGTACACGAAGGATGACTACGCCAAGTTTGAAAAGCAATACAGCCAGGACCAATTTACTACTATTTTGTCTGCCTTGGACAAAGTTAAGACGATTGCCGCTGGCCATGGCGTAACTGTGGCCCAAACAATCCTGGCTTGGTACATTAAAAACCCTGCCATTGGGGCCGTGATTCCTGGTGCGCGCAATGCTGATCAGGTCAAGGCAAACGTTCAGGCGTTGGCTGTTGACTTGACGCAAGCTGAATATGAACAAATTGATCAGGCATTTGTAGTTTTTAAGTAA
- a CDS encoding acyltransferase family protein, which translates to MTKRIEWIDVAKAIGIVLVVYGHVILGLHDSGIWKASQNYDWQHSIIYSTHMPLFFFLSGIFAVRWVERPAKKAIGQKLRTLIVPYFIWGFVQAVVMQVFAKSTNNGQGLGNALQLPWIPYAQFWFLYDLFWMFLVYYLIIHVFHWPFLSLLIFSFLFFGISPFLNFWEFWRIGYYFVFFLLGTKVLSLGYYLDKMNPIVDFILFILLQVAYFELDLSKFWHNVFSFFVAMVGIFVIIHLAKYVNHRAVDYIGQKSMVIYVLHIMFTAGSRIFLAKVGLDNLYFQGIVGLFLGILGPLVVYQVVRKVNLDRYLF; encoded by the coding sequence ATGACAAAAAGAATTGAATGGATTGATGTCGCTAAAGCTATCGGTATTGTACTGGTTGTTTATGGGCATGTGATTTTAGGCTTGCATGATAGCGGTATTTGGAAGGCTAGTCAAAATTATGATTGGCAGCACTCAATTATTTATAGTACTCATATGCCATTATTTTTCTTTTTGAGTGGTATTTTTGCAGTTCGGTGGGTTGAGCGCCCCGCTAAAAAGGCAATAGGGCAAAAATTACGAACCTTGATTGTTCCTTATTTTATCTGGGGATTTGTTCAAGCCGTTGTTATGCAAGTTTTTGCTAAAAGTACCAATAACGGCCAAGGACTTGGGAATGCGTTACAGTTGCCATGGATTCCTTATGCACAATTTTGGTTTCTTTATGATCTCTTTTGGATGTTTCTTGTCTACTATTTGATTATCCACGTTTTTCATTGGCCATTCCTGTCATTATTAATTTTTTCGTTCTTATTTTTTGGAATTTCGCCTTTTTTGAATTTTTGGGAGTTTTGGCGGATTGGTTATTATTTTGTGTTTTTCTTACTAGGGACAAAAGTGCTTAGCTTAGGATACTATTTGGATAAAATGAATCCAATTGTTGATTTCATTTTATTTATTTTGTTACAGGTAGCTTATTTCGAGTTAGATTTATCAAAGTTTTGGCATAACGTATTTTCTTTTTTTGTAGCTATGGTTGGCATCTTTGTTATTATCCATCTTGCCAAATATGTTAATCATCGGGCTGTTGATTATATTGGCCAAAAATCTATGGTTATTTATGTTTTGCATATTATGTTTACTGCAGGAAGTCGAATTTTTCTAGCCAAAGTTGGTTTGGATAATCTTTATTTTCAAGGAATAGTTGGGCTATTTTTGGGCATTTTGGGTCCTTTAGTAGTGTACCAAGTAGTTCGTAAGGTGAACCTTGATCGTTACTTGTTTTAA
- the gatA gene encoding Asp-tRNA(Asn)/Glu-tRNA(Gln) amidotransferase subunit GatA → MTFNYFDKTLADLNADLKAGKITAEELTKETLANIQVTDEDLQAFVRMHADEALAKARAVDEKGDFSNLLAGIPMAIKDNIATNGLETTGASHILSGFKPVYDATVTTKLNDSGAVIVGKANMDEFAMGGSTETSYYKKTKNAWDHTKVPGGSSGGSAAAVAAGQVPYALGSDTGGSIRQPAAFNGLVGMKPTYGRVSRFGLFAMASSLDQIGPLTRTVKDNAFVLNAISGFDKKDSTSVELEVPDFAEKIGQDIKGMKIAVPEEYFQEGISVEVATQVKAAIAQLEDLGATVDTVSLPHTQYGVAAYYILMSSEASSNLQRYDGIRYGFRAPDAKSLEEVYKNTRTAGFGDEVKRRIMLGTYSLSAGAYDAFFKKAAQIRTLIIEDFNQVFADYDLIVGPTTPTQPYGIGEEIGDPKTMYLGDVLTIPVNLAGLPGLSINAGFNGGMPVGLQLIGKPFDEATLYQVAYAFEQVNHFYDQHPVVAGE, encoded by the coding sequence ATGACTTTTAATTATTTTGACAAGACCTTAGCCGACTTGAATGCTGATTTGAAAGCTGGCAAAATCACGGCCGAAGAATTGACCAAGGAAACTTTGGCAAACATCCAAGTAACTGATGAAGACTTGCAGGCTTTCGTCCGGATGCACGCAGACGAAGCTTTAGCTAAGGCTCGTGCCGTTGATGAAAAGGGTGATTTTTCAAATCTCTTGGCTGGTATTCCGATGGCCATCAAGGACAATATTGCCACTAATGGTTTGGAAACAACGGGGGCTTCCCACATTTTGTCAGGGTTTAAGCCAGTTTATGATGCAACGGTGACAACCAAGTTGAATGATTCTGGTGCAGTCATCGTTGGTAAGGCCAACATGGACGAATTTGCCATGGGTGGGTCAACTGAAACTTCTTACTACAAGAAAACGAAGAACGCCTGGGACCACACCAAGGTTCCAGGTGGTTCCTCTGGTGGATCGGCTGCTGCTGTTGCCGCTGGTCAGGTTCCTTATGCCCTTGGTTCTGATACTGGTGGATCAATCCGCCAGCCAGCCGCCTTTAATGGCTTGGTGGGAATGAAGCCCACATATGGTCGAGTATCACGTTTTGGTCTCTTCGCCATGGCCTCCTCTTTGGACCAAATTGGTCCATTGACCCGAACCGTTAAGGACAACGCCTTCGTTTTGAATGCCATTTCTGGTTTTGACAAAAAAGATTCTACTTCTGTTGAATTGGAAGTACCTGATTTTGCTGAAAAGATTGGTCAAGACATCAAGGGCATGAAGATTGCCGTGCCGGAAGAATACTTCCAAGAAGGAATTTCAGTTGAAGTTGCCACACAGGTTAAGGCTGCCATTGCTCAATTAGAAGACCTGGGGGCAACTGTTGACACGGTTTCATTGCCACACACACAATATGGGGTTGCTGCTTACTACATCTTGATGTCATCAGAAGCTTCGTCAAACTTGCAGCGTTACGACGGTATCCGTTACGGGTTCCGTGCACCAGACGCTAAGTCACTGGAAGAAGTTTATAAGAACACCCGAACTGCAGGTTTCGGAGATGAAGTCAAGCGCCGGATTATGTTGGGAACATACTCGCTTTCAGCTGGTGCTTACGATGCCTTCTTCAAGAAGGCTGCTCAAATTCGGACATTGATTATCGAAGACTTTAATCAGGTCTTTGCTGACTATGATTTGATTGTTGGTCCAACGACACCAACCCAACCTTATGGCATTGGTGAAGAAATCGGTGACCCAAAGACCATGTACTTGGGCGATGTTTTGACGATTCCAGTGAACTTGGCTGGTTTGCCGGGATTGTCAATCAATGCTGGCTTTAATGGTGGCATGCCAGTAGGCTTGCAATTGATTGGAAAGCCATTTGATGAAGCAACTCTTTACCAAGTTGCTTATGCCTTTGAACAAGTAAATCACTTCTATGACCAACATCCGGTTGTAGCAGGGGAATAA
- a CDS encoding diacylglycerol kinase family lipid kinase: MKRARIIYNPSSGRETAKREMLDIIRVYEEAGYETSTYATTPEPFSAQKEATRAAFEGFDLIVAAGGDGTINEVVNGIAPLKRRPKMAIIPAGTTNDYARALKVSRDDPLEAAKVILKGQTIKMDIGRISTCGGLVEADGQILAPADARYFMNIAALGTLSEVTYAVPSVMKSLYGYLAYLVKGAELLTRLEPVRAKVVYDDGEYDGDISMIFLALTNSVGGFESIVPDAKLDDGQFTLLIVKAANLWQITQLAAQVLNGSHVNNPQLIYKKTSKVEITPLSDDHPIKVNLDGEYGGDAPMTFENLKQHIEFVADLSAIDVDATNAKIQEEFVEQVEALEATQHEPKANEKEKN, encoded by the coding sequence ATGAAACGAGCACGAATTATTTATAACCCCAGTTCGGGTCGGGAAACAGCGAAACGCGAAATGCTAGACATTATCCGGGTGTATGAAGAGGCGGGGTACGAAACATCGACCTATGCGACTACTCCAGAACCTTTTTCAGCCCAAAAGGAAGCAACTCGAGCCGCCTTTGAGGGCTTTGATTTGATTGTGGCTGCTGGTGGAGACGGCACAATTAACGAAGTTGTTAATGGGATTGCGCCTTTGAAGCGTCGGCCGAAAATGGCAATCATTCCCGCCGGCACAACCAATGATTACGCCCGCGCCCTGAAGGTTTCCCGTGATGATCCATTGGAAGCTGCCAAGGTAATTTTGAAGGGGCAGACGATTAAAATGGACATTGGTCGAATTTCGACTTGCGGTGGCTTAGTGGAAGCGGACGGGCAGATTTTGGCCCCAGCTGATGCCCGCTACTTCATGAACATTGCTGCTTTAGGTACGCTTTCGGAAGTGACCTATGCCGTACCATCCGTGATGAAGTCACTTTATGGCTACTTGGCCTATCTTGTTAAGGGAGCTGAGTTATTGACCCGGTTGGAACCGGTTCGGGCCAAGGTAGTTTATGATGATGGCGAGTATGATGGGGATATTTCGATGATTTTCTTGGCCCTAACGAATTCGGTTGGCGGCTTTGAATCCATCGTGCCCGATGCTAAATTAGATGACGGTCAGTTTACGTTACTGATTGTAAAGGCCGCTAACTTGTGGCAGATTACGCAGTTGGCTGCTCAAGTTTTGAATGGTTCTCACGTTAATAACCCACAGCTAATTTATAAAAAAACGTCAAAGGTTGAAATCACACCGCTATCAGATGACCATCCAATCAAGGTCAACCTTGATGGCGAGTATGGTGGAGATGCCCCAATGACTTTTGAAAACTTAAAACAACATATTGAATTCGTTGCAGATTTGTCAGCGATTGATGTTGATGCAACGAACGCCAAGATTCAAGAAGAGTTTGTCGAGCAGGTCGAGGCTCTTGAGGCGACCCAGCACGAACCTAAAGCAAATGAGAAGGAAAAGAACTAA
- the gatB gene encoding Asp-tRNA(Asn)/Glu-tRNA(Gln) amidotransferase subunit GatB — translation MANENFETTIGLEVHVEMQTKSKLLSPSPVHYGDAPNENTNVIDWGYPGVLPVANKGAIEYGMRVAMALHAEITEEIRWDRKNYVYPDNPKSYQTTQTRTPLGRNGYLDVNMPDGSVKRIGIEELHVEEDAGKNTHGTDGYSYVDLNRQGTPLVEIVSKPDLSSPEEAYAYLEQLRRVILFTGVSEAKMQEGQMRADVNVSLRPRGSKTYGTRVEMKNINSFHYVQSALEFEERRQAQVIRSGGKVRQETRRYDEPTKSTLLMRVKEVADDYRYFPEPDLSPIHIDQAWIDRVQAELPKSAGDRQVSYVQDLGLEQYDAEVLTQTLAMANFFDATVNAGAESKSAAKRVANYLIGDVNAYLNKNQIELQDTDLTPENLAGMVRLIEDGTISTKQAKKVFEAIMEGKEPEAYAKAEGLVQISDPAVLTPMINEVLDDNPQSIEDFKGGKDRATGFLIGQLMKKSKGQANPGVLNKLLLAELNKR, via the coding sequence ATGGCAAACGAAAACTTTGAAACAACAATTGGACTTGAAGTTCACGTTGAAATGCAAACGAAATCCAAGCTCTTGTCACCTTCGCCCGTCCACTATGGGGATGCACCGAATGAAAATACCAACGTGATTGATTGGGGTTATCCCGGGGTTTTGCCAGTTGCAAACAAGGGCGCGATTGAATACGGGATGCGGGTGGCTATGGCCTTGCATGCCGAAATTACAGAAGAGATTCGCTGGGACCGGAAAAACTACGTTTATCCGGATAATCCAAAGTCATACCAGACAACTCAAACGCGAACACCGTTAGGTCGTAATGGTTATTTAGACGTTAACATGCCTGATGGTAGCGTGAAGCGAATTGGGATTGAAGAACTCCACGTCGAAGAAGATGCTGGAAAGAATACGCACGGTACTGATGGCTATTCTTACGTTGATTTGAACCGGCAGGGAACACCATTGGTTGAAATCGTGTCGAAGCCTGATTTGTCTTCGCCAGAAGAAGCCTACGCTTATCTGGAACAATTACGCCGAGTGATCTTGTTTACAGGTGTTTCTGAAGCCAAGATGCAAGAAGGACAGATGCGAGCTGACGTTAACGTTTCATTGCGTCCACGAGGATCAAAGACCTATGGAACGCGAGTTGAAATGAAGAACATTAACTCTTTCCACTATGTTCAATCTGCTTTGGAATTTGAAGAACGCCGTCAGGCACAGGTTATTCGTTCTGGTGGCAAGGTTCGCCAGGAAACTCGTCGTTACGATGAGCCAACCAAGTCAACGCTTTTGATGCGGGTCAAGGAGGTGGCGGATGATTACCGTTACTTCCCAGAACCTGATTTGTCACCAATTCATATTGATCAAGCTTGGATTGACCGCGTTCAAGCTGAACTGCCAAAGTCAGCTGGCGACCGGCAAGTGTCCTATGTCCAAGACCTTGGTTTGGAACAATACGATGCCGAAGTTTTGACACAAACGTTGGCAATGGCGAACTTCTTTGACGCCACTGTCAATGCTGGGGCCGAATCAAAATCAGCTGCAAAGCGTGTTGCCAACTACTTAATCGGTGACGTGAACGCCTACTTGAACAAGAACCAGATTGAATTGCAGGATACTGATTTGACGCCTGAAAACTTGGCTGGCATGGTGAGGTTGATTGAAGACGGTACCATTTCAACTAAGCAAGCCAAGAAGGTCTTTGAGGCCATCATGGAAGGGAAAGAACCAGAAGCCTACGCGAAGGCGGAAGGTTTGGTTCAGATTTCGGACCCAGCCGTTTTGACACCAATGATCAATGAAGTCTTGGATGACAATCCACAGTCAATCGAAGACTTTAAGGGTGGTAAGGACCGGGCAACGGGCTTCTTGATTGGTCAATTGATGAAGAAGTCCAAGGGTCAGGCTAACCCTGGTGTCTTGAATAAACTTTTGTTAGCCGAATTGAACAAGCGCTAA
- the rpsT gene encoding 30S ribosomal protein S20, with translation MPIIESSIQRVRLSAKQHDRNEPQKSAYRTAVKRFLKAAKAGSADTAEMYKQVSSAIDHAQSKGLIKKNKASRQKSRLAKYVK, from the coding sequence ATGCCAATTATTGAATCATCAATTCAACGAGTTCGTTTGAGTGCTAAGCAGCACGATCGTAACGAACCACAAAAGTCAGCTTACCGCACTGCCGTTAAGCGCTTCTTGAAGGCTGCCAAGGCCGGATCTGCTGATACTGCTGAAATGTACAAGCAAGTATCATCAGCTATTGATCACGCCCAATCAAAGGGATTGATTAAGAAGAACAAGGCTTCACGTCAAAAGTCACGTTTGGCTAAGTACGTAAAGTAA
- a CDS encoding glycosyltransferase family 2 protein: MNTAVSAVIVTYNRLPLLKEVIKSLQEQTCPLNHIIVVDNASEQDTKKYLESFGNQIDYVRLEENLGGAGGFNRGVRYFMENTTDDCVWLMDDDTVTHPDTLEKLLTFADQQPNFGFLASDVRWTDGHRAKMNQPAPMNRLHTIPEDQVEPVRLQNATFVSLLVKRSVVRKIGLPITDFFIWGDDIEYTERAGRVAPGYFVPSAKVTHKMGANVGSSLLNDGPARTPRYFYSYRNKGYYIRKRDWYRKNRARLRTFAEYWQIKLSHTDRKAEKLAVMKKGMKAGRHFNPVIEFAKEK; the protein is encoded by the coding sequence ATGAACACAGCAGTTTCTGCAGTTATTGTTACCTATAACCGCTTGCCACTACTAAAAGAAGTGATTAAAAGTTTGCAAGAGCAAACTTGTCCACTCAATCATATCATTGTCGTTGATAATGCTAGTGAACAGGATACAAAGAAATATTTGGAATCATTCGGCAATCAAATTGATTACGTTCGCTTAGAAGAAAACCTCGGTGGTGCAGGTGGATTTAACCGTGGCGTTCGTTATTTCATGGAAAATACCACTGACGATTGCGTTTGGCTTATGGATGATGATACGGTTACTCACCCAGATACCTTGGAAAAGTTACTAACTTTTGCTGATCAGCAACCAAATTTTGGTTTTCTAGCGTCGGATGTCCGTTGGACGGACGGACACAGGGCAAAGATGAATCAACCAGCACCAATGAATCGATTGCATACAATTCCAGAAGACCAGGTTGAGCCAGTGCGATTACAAAACGCAACTTTTGTTTCCTTGCTTGTGAAGCGCAGTGTGGTTCGCAAAATTGGCTTGCCTATTACTGATTTCTTTATTTGGGGCGATGATATCGAATATACGGAACGTGCAGGTCGTGTTGCTCCTGGATACTTTGTCCCATCTGCAAAGGTCACTCACAAAATGGGTGCTAATGTGGGTTCAAGTCTATTAAATGATGGTCCTGCACGGACGCCTCGTTATTTTTATTCTTATCGAAATAAGGGATACTATATTCGCAAGCGTGACTGGTATCGAAAGAACCGTGCTCGTTTGCGTACATTCGCTGAATATTGGCAAATTAAGTTGTCTCATACGGATCGTAAGGCTGAAAAGTTGGCGGTCATGAAAAAAGGAATGAAGGCAGGGCGTCATTTTAACCCTGTTATCGAATTTGCAAAAGAAAAATAA
- a CDS encoding GNAT family N-acetyltransferase yields MATDQIIFRPATAADAAELLAIYSPYIRETAITFEYEVPTVAEFQARIEKTLKTHPYIVAVLDDVILGYAYTSPMGSRQAYAWSVETSIYIRQDERHHGLGKRLYKMIEQISRDQNIINVNACIAVPKIDDEHLTTNSRDFHEHLGYRYVGAFDRIGYKFDTWYDLVWMQKAVVDYPAEPKPVVSFADLLKEGYQLTE; encoded by the coding sequence ATGGCAACAGATCAAATTATTTTTCGTCCAGCAACAGCAGCTGATGCGGCCGAATTATTAGCTATTTATTCACCCTACATTCGTGAAACGGCGATTACCTTTGAGTACGAGGTGCCCACGGTTGCTGAATTTCAAGCACGCATTGAAAAGACGTTGAAGACACACCCATACATCGTGGCCGTTTTAGATGACGTGATTTTGGGCTATGCCTATACAAGTCCGATGGGCTCTCGTCAAGCCTATGCCTGGTCGGTTGAAACCTCCATTTATATTCGCCAGGATGAGCGCCATCATGGTTTGGGTAAGCGCCTTTACAAAATGATTGAGCAAATTTCGCGTGATCAAAACATTATCAATGTTAATGCCTGCATTGCGGTGCCAAAAATCGATGATGAACATTTGACAACAAATAGTCGTGATTTTCATGAGCATTTGGGTTACCGCTACGTTGGCGCCTTTGACCGGATTGGCTATAAGTTTGATACTTGGTACGACTTAGTTTGGATGCAAAAGGCGGTTGTGGATTATCCGGCTGAGCCCAAGCCAGTGGTCAGCTTTGCTGATTTATTAAAAGAGGGTTATCAACTTACCGAATAA
- the rpsO gene encoding 30S ribosomal protein S15 translates to MALTQERKNEIMKEYARHEGDTGSVEVQVAVLTADINELNGHMETHKHDFHSQRGLLKKIGRRRNLLRYLRGTDVTRYRELIKRLGLRR, encoded by the coding sequence ATGGCCCTTACACAAGAACGTAAGAACGAAATCATGAAGGAATATGCCCGCCATGAAGGCGATACTGGTTCAGTGGAAGTTCAAGTTGCAGTTTTAACTGCTGACATCAACGAATTGAACGGTCACATGGAAACGCACAAGCATGATTTTCATTCACAACGTGGTCTTTTGAAGAAGATCGGTCGCCGTCGTAACTTGCTCCGTTACCTCCGTGGTACTGACGTTACGCGTTACCGTGAATTGATCAAGCGCTTAGGTTTGCGTCGTTAA
- the gatC gene encoding Asp-tRNA(Asn)/Glu-tRNA(Gln) amidotransferase subunit GatC codes for MATSISKEEVAHVADLAKLSFSDQELEHFTGQLQEIVAMCEKMAEVDTTNVEPTFSVTPNVNHLREDVADNWHEKRALLDQAPEEAADLIKVPAILNGEDEA; via the coding sequence ATGGCAACATCAATTTCAAAAGAAGAAGTCGCTCACGTTGCAGACTTGGCCAAACTGAGTTTTTCCGACCAGGAACTTGAGCACTTTACTGGACAACTCCAGGAAATCGTGGCAATGTGCGAGAAGATGGCAGAGGTGGATACAACCAATGTCGAACCAACTTTTTCAGTAACACCGAATGTGAACCATTTACGAGAAGATGTTGCGGATAATTGGCATGAAAAGAGGGCCTTGTTGGACCAAGCACCAGAAGAGGCAGCCGACTTAATTAAGGTACCCGCTATTTTAAACGGGGAGGATGAAGCATAA